One genomic window of Pungitius pungitius chromosome 11, fPunPun2.1, whole genome shotgun sequence includes the following:
- the si:ch211-215k15.4 gene encoding uncharacterized protein si:ch211-215k15.4 has protein sequence MKPITFLLLLLLETRSAHTYENVALRGKATQSDRYGHDFSAAYNAIDGNPDSHFHSGSCTHTDDRTNPWWRVDLLRPYTVTSIVITNRADCCRERLDRARVHVGNSLDDNGAANPVVGTIDRTDQGATITLTLTKHADGRYVTVVLPGSGKILTLCEVEVYGYLAPTGENLALGGKASQSSLFTFGSAFNAIDGNPGSKWEDGSCSHTKNDVNPWWRLDLRRTHKVFSVKVTNREEESERLDGAEIRIGDSLANFGNDNARCAVISSIPSGGVSEFQCNGMDGRYVNVVIPGEEFLSLCEVEVYGSPLDLVRKLFSFSPNHPTVFRIMKAITFLLLLLLETHSAHTYENVALRGKATQSTRLPHALSAAYNAIDGNHNSNFESGSCSHTEKQTDPWWRVDLLHPYIITSIVITNRADCCKERLNGARVHVGNSLDGNGAANPVVATIGTTGQGELITLPLTGHVEGRYVTVVLPGPEKYLHLCEVEVYGYRTPTEIMKLIAFLLLLLLETQSAHTYENVALRGKATQSTRYGDEYGSAYNAIDGNRNSFWLAGSCTHTKEETNPWWRVDLLHPYTVTSIVISNRADCCADRLNRAEVHVGNSLENNGVANPVVGTIDRTDQGATITLTLTKHVDGRYVTVVLPGPGKILTLCEVEVYGYLAPTGENLALGGKASQSSLFTFGSAFNAIDGNPGSKWEDGSCSHTKNDVNPWWRLDLRRTHKVFSVKVTNRQEESERLDGAEIRIGDSLANFGNDNARCAVISSIPSGGVSEFQCNGMDGRYVNVVIPGEEFLSLCEVEVYGSPLD, from the exons ATGAAACCCATCActttccttctcctgctcctcctagAGACACGCTCGGCTCACACTTACG AGAACGTGGCCTTGCGTGGAAAGGCCACTCAGTCGGACCGGTACGGGCACGACTTTTCAGCGGCCTACAATGCGATCGATGGAAACCCTGATTCTCATTTCCATTCCGGATCCTGTACCCACACGGACGATCGGACCAACCCCTGGTGGAGGGTGGACCTGCTGCGCCCCTACACCGTCACCTCCATCGTCATCACAAACAGAGCAGACTGCTGCAGGGAGAGGCTCGACAGGGCGAGGGTTCACGTCGGCAACTCTTTAGATGACAACGGTGCTGCAAACCCAGT tgTTGGTACAATTGATAGAACTGATCAAGGAGCAACAATCACTCTGACTTTGACTAAACATGCGGATGGACGTTACGTCACTGTGGTTCTACCAGGATCAGGGAAAATCCTCACACTCTGTGAAGTGGAGGTCTACGGGTACCTCGCCCCGACTG GAGAGAACCTGGCACTGGGAGGAAAAGCCTCCCAGTCGTCCCTGTTCACGTTCGGCTCCGCCTTCAACGCCATCGATGGGAACCCCGGCAGCAAGTGGGAGGACGGCTCCTGCTCTCACACCAAAAACGACGTCAACCCCTGGTGGCGACTGGACCTGCGTAGAACCCACAAGGTGTTCTCTGTGAAGGTAACCAACCGAGAGGAGGAGTCCGAGCGACTCGACGGAGCCGAGATCCGCATCGGGGATTCCCTCGCCAACTTCGGCAACGACAACGCCAG GTGCGCTGTGATCAGCAGCATCCCATCGGGGGGCGTCAGTGAGTTCCAGTGTAATGGGATGGACGGTCGCTACGTCAACGTGGTGATCCCCGGAGAGGAGTTTCTGAGCCTGTGTGAGGTGGAGGTGTACGGCTCCCCTCTGGATT TGGTTCggaagcttttttctttttcaccaaATCATCCGACTGTCTTCAG AATAATGAAAGCCATCActttccttctcctgctcctcctggagACGCACTCGGCTCACACTTATG AGAACGTGGCTTTGCGTGGAAAAGCGACTCAGTCGACCCGTTTACCGCACGCCCTTTCAGCGGCCTACAACGCGATTGACGGAAACCATAATTCTAATTTCGAATCTGGATCCTGTAGCCACACTGAGAAACAGACCGACCCCTGGTGGAGGGTTGACCTGCTGCATCCCTACATCATCACCTCCATCGTCATCACGAACAGAGCAGACTGCTGCAAGGAGAGGCTTAACGGGGCGAGGGTTCACGTCGGCAACTCTTTAGATGGCAACGGTGCTGCAAACCCagt tGTTGCTACAATTGGTACAACTGGTCAAGGAGAATTGATCACTCTGCCTTTGACTGGACATGTGGAGGGACGTTACGTCACTGTGGTTCTACCAGGACCAGAGAAATACCTTCACCTCTGTGAAGTGGAGGTCTACGGGTACCGCACCCCGACTG AAATAATGAAACTCATCGctttccttctcctgctcctcctggagACGCAGTCGGCTCACACTTACG AGAACGTGGCCTTGCGTGGGAAGGCGACTCAGTCGACCCGTTACGGGGACGAATACGGCTCGGCTTACAACGCGATTGATGGCAATCGAAACTCTTTTTGGCTCGCTGGCTCCTGCACCCACACCAAAGAAGAGACCAACCCCTGGTGGAGGGTGGACCTGCTGCACCCCTACACCGTCACCTCCATCGTCATCTCAAACAGAGCAGACTGCTGCGCGGACAGGCTCAACAGGGCCGAGGTTCACGTCGGCAACTCTTTGGAGAACAATGGTGTTGCAAACCCAGT tgTTGGTACAATTGATAGAACTGATCAAGGAGCAACGATCACTCTGACTTTGACTAAACATGTGGATGGACGTTACGTCACTGTGGTTCTACCAGGACCAGGGAAAATCCTCACACTCTGTGAGGTGGAGGTTTACGGGTACCTCGCCCCGACTG GAGAGAACCTGGCACTGGGAGGAAAAGCCTCCCAGTCGTCCCTGTTCACGTTCGGCTCCGCCTTCAACGCCATCGATGGGAACCCCGGCAGCAAGTGGGAGGACGGCTCCTGCTCTCACACCAAAAACGACGTCAACCCCTGGTGGCGACTGGACCTGCGTAGAACCCACAAGGTGTTCTCTGTGAAGGTAACCAACCGACAGGAGGAGTCCGAGCGACTCGACGGAGCCGAGATCCGCATCGGGGATTCCCTCGCCAACTTCGGCAACGACAACGCCAG GTGCGCTGTGATCAGCAGCATCCCATCGGGGGGCGTCAGTGAGTTCCAGTGTAATGGGATGGACGGTCGCTACGTCAACGTGGTGATCCCCGGAGAGGAGTTTCTGAGCCTGTGTGAGGTGGAGGTGTACGGCTCCCCTCTGGATTAG